Proteins from a genomic interval of Equus quagga isolate Etosha38 chromosome 13, UCLA_HA_Equagga_1.0, whole genome shotgun sequence:
- the LOC124249738 gene encoding vomeronasal type-1 receptor 4-like — MFLSDAIWGFFFISQICIGFLGNSLLLMLYMYTFLTQSRLKKPIDLIFIHLTLVNVLTIMFKLIPDAASSFGVRHFLDDVGCKATLYTYRVTRGLSICTTSLLSAFQAITISPSTSKWARLKSKISTCILPSFLFFWIVSMLIYIYIIKVVDAKRNVTIIGPVYSQPHCQSKQMELHYSMTFLSIIVIRDLLFVVLMMGSSIYMVSLLYKHRQRAQHVHSPSLSSQPSPEIKATHNILLLVSCFVFFYWSNNFVTLYLFYRPEKNLRLERITGILSSCYPTICPFVLMKNTKITLKFISFISKMRTASSQETFSR; from the coding sequence atgtttctaaGTGATGCAATTTGGGGGTTTTTCTTCATATCTCAAATTTGTATTGGGTTCCTGGGGAACTCATTGCTCCTCATGTTATATATGTACACCTTCTTAACTCAATCTCGGCTGAAAAAGCCCATAGATTTGATTTTCATACACCTGACATTAGTCAACGTTTTGACTATCATGTTCAAGTTGATACCAGATGCCGCGTCGTCCTTTGGAGTAAGGCATTTTCTGGATGATGTTGGTTGTAAGGCGACTTTGTACACATACAGGGTCACCCGGGGTCTTTCCATCTGTACCACCTCCCTCCTGAGTGCTTTTCAAGCCATCACTATCAGTCCCAGTACTTCTAAATGGGCAAGGCTTAAATCTAAAATCTCCACATgcattcttccctctttccttttcttctggatcGTCAGCATGCTCATCTATATCTACATCATCAAAGTTGTAGACGCCAAAAGAAATGTCACAATTATTGGTCCTGTGTATTCTCAACCGCACTGTCAATCTAAGCAGATGGAACTCCACTATTCAATGACATTCCTTAGCATCATAGTGATTCGAGATCTCCTCTTTGTGGTCCTCATGATGGGGTCCAGTATCTACATGGTGAGTCTGCTCTACAAACACCGCCAGAGAGCTCAGCATGTTCacagccccagcctctcctcccagccaTCTCCGGAAATCAAAGCCACTCACAATATTCTTTTGCTGGTaagttgctttgttttcttttattggtcAAACAACTTTGTTAccctttatttgttttatagaCCTGAGAAAAACTTGAGGCTGGAAAGAATTACCGGGATTCTTTCATCATGCTACCCAACCATCTGCCCTTTTGTGCTGATGAAAAATACTAAGATTACCctcaaatttatttctttcatttcaaagatgagaacTGCCTCTTCTCAAGAAACATTCAGTAGATGA
- the LOC124249736 gene encoding vomeronasal type-1 receptor 3-like, whose translation MFLSDAIWGIFFISQICIGFLGNSLLFMLYMYTFLTQSRLKKPIDLIFIHLTLVNVLTIMFKLIPDATSSFGVRHFLDDVGCKATLYTYRVTRGLSICTTSFLSVFQAITISPSNSTWMRLKSEISTCIFPSFLFFWIINMLIYIHIIKTVEANRNASFVGSGYLQVYCQTNQLEHHRSMAFITGIIIRDLLFLVLMMLSSIYMVSLLYKHRQRAQHVHSPSLSSQTSPEIKATHNILLLLSCFVFFYSSNNFIALYSFYRPEKIPRLERITGILSSGYPTVCPFVLMKNNKITFRFTSFISKMRPIFSRKMVSR comes from the coding sequence atgtttctaagtGATGCAATTTGGGGGATTTTCTTCATATCTCAAATTTGTATTGGGTTCCTGGGGAACTCATTGCTCTTCATGTTATATATGTACACCTTCTTAACTCAATCTCGGCTGAAAAAGCCCATAGATTTGATTTTCATACACCTGACATTAGTCAACGTTTTGACTATCATGTTCAAGTTGATACCAGATGCCACGTCGTCCTTTGGAGTAAGGCATTTTCTGGACGATGTTGGTTGTAAGGCGACTTTGTACACATACAGGGTCACCCGGGGTCTTTCCATCTGTACTACCTCCTTCCTGAGTGTGTTTCAAGCCATCACTATCAGTCCCAGCAATTCTACATGGATGAGGCTTAAATCTGAAATCTCTACAtgcatttttccctctttcctcttcttctggaTCATCAACATGCTCATCTATATCCACATCATCAAAACTGTGGAAGCCAATCGCAATGCCTCATTTGTTGGTTCTGGGTATTTGCAAGTCTACTGTCAAACCAATCAGCTGGAACACCACCGTTCAATGGCATTTATAACTGGCATCATAATTCGAGATCTCCTCTTTTTGGTCCTCATGATGTTGTCCAGTATCTACATGGTGAGTCTGCTCTACAAACACCGCCAGAGAGCCCAGCATGTTCACAGCCCCAGCCTGTCCTCCCAGACGTCTCCGGAAATCAAAGCCACCCACAATATTCTTTTGCTGCTaagttgctttgttttcttttattcctcaaaCAACTTCATTgccctttattctttttatagacCTGAGAAAATCCCGAGACTGGAGAGAATTACTGGGATTCTTTCATCAGGCTACCCAACTGTCTGTCCTTTTGtgctaatgaaaaataataagattaCCTTCAGatttacttctttcatttcaaagatgagacCTATCTTTTCTCGAAAAATGGTCAGTAGATGA